From Elephas maximus indicus isolate mEleMax1 chromosome 1, mEleMax1 primary haplotype, whole genome shotgun sequence, a single genomic window includes:
- the CALHM4 gene encoding calcium homeostasis modulator protein 4: MSPTFNDIVSSLQRSGTFINSLIAILTIGGQQLLSSFTFSCPCQVGKNFYYGSAFLVIPALILLIAGYALRSQMWTITSEYCCSCAPPCRQISPLERKLACLRFFSITGRALVAPLTWLAVTLLRGTYYECAASEFTSVDHYPAFDNISASKREEILAGFPCCRSAPSDVILVRDEVALLHRYQSQMLGWILITLAIIAALVSCCLARCCSPLTSLQHHYWTTHLHNERELFEQVAEQHSKLLIMQRIKKIFGFTPGSENVRHIRIPSCQDWRDISVPSFLCMGDELQGHYSFLGDTVDEDNKGGKSEGIELKP; encoded by the exons ATGAGCCCAACTTTCAATGATATTGTATCCTCTCTGCAGAGAAGTGGAACATTTATCAATTCCTTAATCGCTATTTTGACGATTGGTGGGCAACAACTGCTCTCCTCTTTCACATTCAGTTGTCCCTGTCAAGTTGGGAAAAATTTCTACTACGGTTCTGCTTTTCTAGTTATTCCTGCCTTGATCCTGCTGATTGCTGGCTATGCTCTGAGAAGCCAAATGTGGACAATTACTAGCGAATACTGCTGTAGTTGTGCCCCTCCATGCCGCCAAATCAGCCCCCTGGAACGCAAGCTGGCTTGCCTTAGGTTCTTCAGCATCACCGGGAGAGCACTTGTTGCTCCATTAACGTGGCTGGCAGTGACCCTACTGAGGGGCACCTACTATGAATGCGCAGCAAGTGAGTTTACATCTGTGGACCATTACCCAGCATTTGACAACATCAGTGCCAGCAAACGAGAAGAGATCCTAGCTGGGTTTCCGTGTTGCAGATCGGCTCCTTCTGATGTGATCCTAGTAAGAGATGAAGTGGCTCTTCTGCACAGATACCAGTCTCAA ATGCTGGGCTGGATTTTGATCACCTTGGCAATCATCGCTGCTCTAGTCTCCTGCTGTTTGGCGAGGTGCTGCTCTCCCCTCACCTCTCTGCAGCATCACTACTGGACCACCCACCTGCATAACGAGAGGGAGCTCTTTgaacaagtggcagagcagcaCTCGAAGCTCCTCATCATGCAGcgcataaagaaaatatttggctTCACTCCCGGGAGTGAAAACGTCAGACACATCCGTATTCCTTCTTGTCAGGATTGGCGAGACATTTCGGTACCTAGTTTTCTATGCATGGGTGACGAACTGCAGGGTCACTATAGCTTCCTTGGAGACACGGTGGATGAAGATAATAAGGGAGGCAAATCAGAAGGTATTGAATTAAAACCTTGA